DNA sequence from the Triticum urartu cultivar G1812 unplaced genomic scaffold, Tu2.1 TuUngrouped_contig_8288, whole genome shotgun sequence genome:
TTTGATTTCTATGGACTAGAATTAAACCAGTTGACCATGTACGCGTAGCTGTTATCTGTTAAACCAGTTTCATCGTATTGAACTGTCTTCTCTGAATTTTCTCAATATGTACTGGTCAGGTTCGCCATGTCTCTGGTTTGTTAGAGTGTAAGATGGTCTGTGGTGCGGAATTAAATTTGGTGTTGCTTGAATATGAATTTGTGCAAACTGAAAATCTTGGATATTTGCTGCTTATGGCTGAATACTAAAATTGGGCTCTCTTAGTGAATGGATTTATATTGCCAGTAATTAAATTACATATTACCTGAAGTGCACGTGACAGAAGCTGACTTGTTTGTTTGTTTTGTCAGGGGAAGCCAATCGTTGAGAATACTCGTTCGTGCCGGTGTGAATGCCCAACCCTCATCAGACTACTGAGGACAAAGGACATTGGCAGGATGGGAGGGATGACTCAGTACAAATGGGGAGGGGATGCTAGCTCGTCGAGCAGCTCAACCCTTTTCAGTGTAGAGGTGCCTCATGGGAGCCTCAGTAGTCTCCCACCCTGCATCGTCATTGACAAATTCTGAAGAATGCACAAGGGTTTGCAGCGATCCGATCCAGGTACATCCGGCTTGCTTTAATCTGGCTTGAGTTGACCGTGGTGTTGATGTTACTAACTGAACCAATGGTGGTCCAATGCAGGCAGAAGAGGAGTCTGAAGCATCAGTTAACCAGGGAGATGAGGCCGTGATACATGAGAACTCAGGCATCTCCACGGTGTCTCTGCAGGTGTCCATGGTAAGCCAGCGATTGTTAGTGAAGAATCTCGTGTACACGCATGTTTACTGTACTAGCATTTTATCAGGTGAGTGGGGATGCTGAACTGCGGAAGGAACAACAGCCCGCCGAGCAGATGGAGCAAGGGATTCATGGGTGTCCAGATGCAGAGGAAGGGTTCAGAGAGCATGATCCTGCTGCTAATCAAGTGGAGCTGGAGCAAGAGGAATCCCTGAAGCTGATGTTAACAGCGGATGGCGATGTGGAGGAAAGCAATCGCCACAGCGCCAAACGTGCTAGAAAGAATTTCTGGTTAGAAGTGTAGTTCGTTGTTAGTACAGTCAGATTAGGCAAAGATGCCTTTGTCTTGTTGCTGACATGTGTACTCAGTAATTAGTTTGAGTGTGTTGAGTAGATCTCTAGGTTTGTAAGTGGTTCATCGGTGGTGTAGTGAACTCTGTACTGTAATGCAGAGGAGTGCCTGTTGTTGTCAACAAGTATAAATCAACGTGCCTAAGCGAGGCTTATTTGTGTGACATGCATCTCCATTACCAATAACGGCTCCTTTGGTCCAGGTCCCGTAACTAAACGGCACACCACGTCCACTCCCATCTTGTCCGCCACCGCATTAACTGACGGCGCTTTCTGAGCAGTGGGCCATCTAACTGTTTGGGCAAACAGTCCCATGAGCATACACCTGACGCTATACTCATTGCAACACTGATCGCTAGAGAAACAAGTGGCACAGATTCCGAGCTCACAGGCGCTCGAGCTCACACGAGCTCACATGAGTATTTTCGCAATTGGATGTATACCTGGAGGACTGAATCTACTGGTTCAGCTGAAAATTGATCTCTATTTggtttctgtttttttgtttggttttgccGGCCGCTCGTCCTTCGTATGCTCATCCATCTTGGCTGCTCTGCTTGCCTGCTTCTCCTCTCTAACTCAGGTAAATGGATCGTTCTTTAATTTGTCTGGGGAACGACTCTTCTTTTACCTGTCTATTCCATAGCATGCCGGTGCACTGACCACTTCATGTACATTTATTTATTAGGTTCTGTGATCTCTTGTGTTGCTGCGTCCCgatcttctacttt
Encoded proteins:
- the LOC125531885 gene encoding uncharacterized protein LOC125531885, encoding MGASVVSHPASSLTNSEECTRVCSDPIQAEEESEASVNQGDEAVIHENSGISTVSLQVSMVSGDAELRKEQQPAEQMEQGIHGCPDAEEGFREHDPAANQVELEQEESLKLMLTADGDVEESNRHSAKRARKNFWLEV